A portion of the Phaeodactylum tricornutum CCAP 1055/1 chromosome 7, whole genome shotgun sequence genome contains these proteins:
- a CDS encoding predicted protein — MLILRNRDEVPFSDENAGCHRHQCTVVNEVPEIPISVGTLPCGGSRRVRFNTNPAICNSNYFVIQDKQDSQQSRKTKFLWSKPFWMADEKLVRSRVFMVKLNKAASRIQSFFKGIIARKLYRATLVLRAKQAVERIRNEASTLIQSAVRRYQGRMVYSRIISAVKVQSSVRAWMTRSHFLIVKLRNQLESIENRRQQDFRMIEEYRKERILEIHQLYADRDAQTAEAERKVLEARLVVESLQKHNKKLRLQTSKLQNAIKHMARENQLMELRALSADKEVCLYRIDLQRLSNENKQWTGITLEMQQRKKGLEDALYEVNELIEFEGQVGRSVKNHFRQMMKHIQENCRDRLMLREVFMGGLPKEQLSVCEAV; from the coding sequence ATGCTGATCTTGCGCAACAGAGACGAGGTTCCATTTTCCGACGAGAACGCTGGTTGTCACCGACACCAATGTACTGTCGTAAATGAAGTCCCTGAGATTCCGATATCCGTGGGAACCCTTCCGTGTGGTGGGAGCAGACGAGTGCGCTTCAATACCAATCCAGCAATATGTAACTCTAACTACTTTGTCATCCAAGATAAACAGGATTCCCAACAAAGCCGTAAGACTAAATTCCTATGGTCGAAGCCATTCTGGATGGCTGACGAGAAGCTCGTTAGGTCAAGAGTATTCATGGTAAAGCTAAATAAGGCCGCATCGAGGATTCAGTCGTTTTTCAAAGGAATCATTGCTCGAAAGCTTTATCGTGCGACGTTGGTACTGAGAGCGAAACAAGCGGTTGAACGCATTCGCAACGAGGCTTCCACACTCATACAGTCAGCTGTTCGTCGTTATCAGGGTCGTATGGTCTATTCTCGTATCATTTCGGCAGTCAAGGTTCAATCAAGCGTACGGGCATGGATGACTAGGAGTCACTTCTTGATCGTGAAACTTCGGAATCAACTTGAAAGTATTGAGAATCGGCGCCAGCAAGATTTTCGAATGATCGAGGAATATCGTAAGGAACGGATCCTTGAAATTCACCAATTGTACGCGGACCGCGACGCCCAAACTGCTGAGGCTGAGAGGAAGGTCCTAGAAGCTAGGCTCGTCGTTGAAAGTCTGCAGAAACACAACAAAAAGCTTCGTCTACAGACCAGTAAATTGCAGAATGCCATTAAGCACATGGCCAGAGAGAATCAACTGATGGAGCTGCGGGCTTTATCTGCCGATAAAGAAGTATGTTTATACCGAATAGACTTGCAACGGCTTTCGAACGAGAACAAGCAATGGACCGGAATTACTCTAGAGATGCAACAAAGGAAAAAAGGGTTGGAGGATGCTTTGTACGAAGTGAATGAGCTAATCGAATTTGAAGGTCAAGTTGGAAGAAGTGTCAAGAACCACTTTCGGCAAATGATGAAACACATTCAGGAAAACTGCAGGGACCGTTTGATGCTCCGAGAAGTTTTTATGGGTGGCCTTCCAAAAGAGCAATTATCTGTTTGTGAAGCCGTGTAA